From one Lycium ferocissimum isolate CSIRO_LF1 chromosome 7, AGI_CSIRO_Lferr_CH_V1, whole genome shotgun sequence genomic stretch:
- the LOC132063340 gene encoding DNA mismatch repair protein MSH6, translating into MGRSSNGRSPLVNQQSQITAFFSKTTSSSPSPSPSPLLPKQDKPNPKLKPNPSTSSPCASPTTPSPLHGKRKITVPISAVVELKPSYGQEVVDKRVKVYWPLDKNWYEGCVVSFDTSSGEHLVKYDDGDEEMIDLSEEKIEWVKTPVRKLRRLRRSSSVVVEEEEKMEDLESVEDDDSEDEDWGKDKQKVSEVEEDDDVLEDMDLEIEEEEDDDDVVGRRSRKGSANKAVVRKRKSGVEVKLSTPSSSKKSKTVVDKTSGNSKVDSAVIGVNGKEPVATNVDCAKASNNDNVLLGGAADRFGQREAEKFPFLGKDRKDANRRSPGDTNYDPRTLYLPPSFLKGLTGGQRQWWEFKSKHMDKVLFFKMGKFYELYEMDAHIGAQELHLQYMKGEQPHCGFPEKNFSMNVEKLAQKGYRVLVVEQTETPEQLETRRREKGSKDKVVRREICAVVTKGTLTDGETLVANPDASYMMAVTESSQTAAFQQGKHTYGVCMVDISTSKIIIGQFEDDSDCSALCCLLSELRPVEIIKPAKLLSIETERVLLRHTRNPLVNELVPLSEFWDAERTICEVKGVYRNMSSSMLSSSPNEMGSHESTISEEDGERNFLPDVLCELVNLGGNGSYALSALGGALYYLKQAFLDESLLKFAKFELLPHSGFCDSTRKQNMVLDAAALENLEIFENSRNGDSSGTLYAQINHCITAFGKRMLRSWLARPLYHPESIRERQDAVAGLKGLNLPFVLEFRKELSRLPDMERLLARLFSSSEANGRNANKVTLYEDAAKKQLQEFISALRGCESMVHACSSLGVILGNTDSKLLHHLLTPGKGLPDVDSVLKHFKDAFDWVEANNSGRIIPHEGVDEEYDAACKQVQEVELKLSKHLKEQRKLLGDSSIDYVTIGKDVYLLEVPESLCRSIPKEYELQSSKKGYFRYWNPVLKKLIGELSQAVSEKESKLKSILRRLIGRFCEHHNKWREFVSITAELDVLISLSIASDYYEGPTCRPNIKSVPSQDDVPVLLAESLGHPVLRSDSLDKGTFVSNNVSLGGPPSASFILLTGPNMGGKSTLLRQVCMAVILAQVGADVPASSFDLSPVDRIFVRMGAKDHIMAGQSTFLTELLETASMLSSASRNSLVALDELGRGTSTSDGQAIAESVLEHFVHKVQCRGMFSTHYHRLSVDYQKDSRVSLCHMACQIGKGSGGLEEVTFLYRLTPGACPKSYGVNVARLAGLPDDVLQRAAAKSEELEIYGHNKQSEETPYENLTGKTAALLRNLINLVIHNKLDDKKGVVLGELNGLQNRARILLEQN; encoded by the exons ATGGGCCGGTCCAGCAATGGCAGATCACCACTAGTCAATCAACAGAGCCAAATCACTGCTTTCTTCTCCAAAACGACATCGTCCTCACCTTCTCCTTCCCCTTCACCACTTCTCCCAAAACAAGACAAACCTAACCCTAAACTTAAACCTAATCCTAGTACCTCCAGTCCTTGTGCTAGTCCTACGACTCCTTCACCTCTACACGGGAAGCGGAAGATTACTGTGCCTATTTCAGCTGTTGTTGAACTTAAGCCATCATATGGACAAGAGGTAGTTGACAAAAGAGTTAAGGTTTACTGGCCATTGGATAAAAATTGGTATGAAGGATGTGTGGTGTCTTTTGATACTAGTTCTGGTGAGCATTTGGTTAAGTATGATGATGGGGATGAGGAAATGATTGATTTATCTGAAGAAAAGATTGAATGGGTGAAAACACCTGTCAGGAAGTTGAGGCGGTTGCGCAGATCTTCTTCCGTTGTGGTGGAAGAGGAAGAGAAAATGGAGGATTTAGAGAGCGTTGAGGATGATGATTCGGAGGATGAAGATTGGGGAAAGGATAAACAAAAAGTGTCTGAAGTCGAAGAAGACGATGATGTTTTGGAGGATATGGATTTGGAgattgaggaagaagaggatgatgatgatgttgtgggGCGTAGAAGTAGGAAAGGGAGTGCGAATAAGGCAGTGGTGAGGAAGAGGAAGAGTGGTGTAGAGGTGAAGTTAAGTACTCCGAGTTCGAGCAAGAAGAGTAAGACTGTTGTAGATAAGACGAGTGGTAATAGCAAAGTGGATTCTGCTGTGATTGGAGTAAATGGGAAAGAGCCTGTTGCAACCAACGTGGATT GTGCCAAGGCATCCAACAATGACAATGTACTACTGGGCGGTGCAGCAGATAGATTTGGACAACGTGAAGCAGAGAAATTCCCTTTCCTTGGAAA AGATAGAAAGGATGCAAATAGAAGGTCCCCAGGGGACACCAATTATGACCCAAGGACTCTCTACCTACCTCCTAGTTTCTTAAAAGGTTTAACTGGTGGTCAG AGACAATGGTGGGAGTTCAAGTCGAAGCACATGGATAAAGTTCTCTTTTTTAAG ATGGGAAAGTTCTATGAGCTTTATGAAATGGATGCACATATTGGAGCCCAGGAACTTCATTTGCAGTATATGAAG GGAGAGCAACCCCATTGTGGATTTCCAGAAAAGAACTTCTCAATGAATGTAGAGAAGTTGGCTCAGAAG GGTTATAGGGTTCTTGTGGTTGAGCAAACAGAGACACCTGAACAGCTTGAGACTCGTCGAAGAGAGAAGGGATCTAAAGATAAG GTTGTCAGACGTGAAATATGTGCAGTGGTCACTAAAGGAACATTAACCGACGGAGAAACGCTTGTGGCAAACCCTGATGCTTCATATATGATGGCAGTGACTGAAAGCTCTCAAACTGCTGCATTCCAACAGGGGAAGCATACTTATGGTGTCTGTATGGTGGATATTAGCACAAGCAAGATTATTATTGGACAG TTTGAGGATGATTCAGATTGTAGTGCATTGTGCTGTCTCCTTTCTGAGTTGAGACCAGTTGAAATAATAAAGCCAGCTAAATTGCTTAGTATTGAGACTGAGAGAGTGCTGCTGCGGCACACACGAAATCCGCTGGTCAATGAGTTGGTTCCTCTTTCTGAATTTTGGGATGCTGAGAGAACCATTTGTGAGGTGAAGGGAGTCTATAGGAACATGAGCTCTTCGATGCTGTCATCATCTCCAAATGAAATGGGATCACATGAAAGCACTATCTCTGAGGAAGATGGTGAAAGGAACTTTCTACCAGATGTTTTATGTGAGCTTGTAAACCTTGGTGGGAACGGGAGTTATGCACTTTCAGCACTTGGAGGAGCTCTATACTACTTGAAGCAAGCTTTTCTGGATGAATCCCTGCTCAAATTTGCGAAATTTGAGCTACTTCCCCATTCTGGTTTTTGTGATAGTACTCGAAAACAGAATATGGTTCTTGATGCAGCTGCGTTGGAGAATCTTGAGATATTTGAGAACAGTCGAAATGGAGATTCTTCAGG GACATTGTACGCTCAAATCAACCATTGTATCACTGCATTTGGGAAAAGGATGCTCAGATCATGGCTTGCAAGACCCTTGTATCATCCAGAGTCCATTAGAGAACGACAGGATGCTGTAGCCGGATTAAAG GGGCTCAATCTACCTTTTGTTCTTGAGTTTAGAAAAGAGTTGTCAAGGCTTCCTGATATGGAGCGGTTGCTTGCACGCCTCTTCAGTAGCAG TGAAGCAAATGGAAGAAATGCAAATAAAGTGACTTTATACGAGGATGCAGCAAAGAAACAACTGCAAGAGTTCATATCAGCTTTACGTGGGTGTGAATCAATGGTGCATGCATGCTCTTCACTTGGGGTGATCTTGGGAAACACAGACTCAAAGCTACTACATCATCTATTAACACCTG GCAAAGGTCTTCCAGATGTAGATTCAGTCCTCAAGCACTTCAAGGATGCTTTTGATTGGGTGGAAGCAAATAACTCGGGTCGTATTATACCTCATGAGGGGGTTGATGAGGAGTATGATGCTGCATGTAAACAAGTTCAAGAGGTTGAACTTAAATTATCCAAGCACTTGAAGGAACAGAGGAAACTGCTCGGAGACTCATCA ATAGATTATGTGACAATAGGAAAAGATGTATACCTTTTGGAAGTACCAGAAAGTTTGTGCAGGAGCATTCCAAAGGAGTATGAATTACAGTCATCGAAAAAG GGTTATTTCAGGTACTGGAATCCAGTCTTAAAGAAATTAATTGGAGAGCTCTCACAAGCTGTTTCAGAGAAGGAATCCAAGCTTAAAAGCATTTTGCGGAGGTTGATAGGACGGTTTTGTGAACATCATAATAAGTGGAGAGAATTTGTTAGTATCACTGCAG AATTGGATGTTTTGATCAGTTTATCAATTGCAAGCGATTATTACGAGGGACCAACATGTCGTCCAAACATCAAGTCAGTGCCAAGTCAAGATGACGTGCCAGTTCTTCTTGCTGAAAGTTTAGGACATCCTGTTCTTAGAAGCGATTCTCTAGATAAGGGAACCTTTGTTTCCAACAATGTTTCCCTTGGGGGTCCTCCAAGTGCCAGCTTTATCCTTCTCACTGGTCCTAACATGGGAGGGAAATCAACACTTTTGCGCCAAGTCTGCATGGCTGTAATCTTGGCCCAG GTAGGAGCTGATGTACCAGCATCATCGTTTGACTTATCACCTGTTGATCGTATATTTGTAAGAATGGGGGCCAAAGATCATATTATGGCAGGCCAAAGTACATTCTTGACTGAACTCTTGGAAACTGCTTCAATGCTG TCTTCGGCAAGCCGTAACTCACTCGTGGCACTCGATGAACTTGGTCGTGGTACATCTACTTCTGATGGACAAGCAATAGC TGAATCGGTCCTCGAACACTTTGTTCACAAGGTGCAATGTCGAGGAATGTTTTCTACCCACTATCATCGATTATCTGTTGATTATCAGAAAGACTCCAGG GTCTCGCTGTGCCATATGGCATGCCAAATTGGGAAAGGGTCTGGAGGTCTCGAGGAAGTTACTTTTCTTTACAGGTTGACACCAGGTGCATGCCCTAAAAGTTATGGTGTCAATGTTGCACGGCTGGCTG GACTTCCTGATGATGTGCTTCAGAGAGCTGCTGCAAAATCTGAAGAGCTTGAGATTTATGGCCACAATAAGCAATCTGAAGAAACCCCTTACGAGAATTTGACAGGAAAGACAGCAGCACTGCTCCGAAATTTGATAAATTTAGTTATACATAATAAACTTGATGACAAAAAGGGTGTGGTTCTTGGTGAGTTGAATGGATTGCAGAACAGGGCAAGAATACTCCTTGAACAAAATTGA
- the LOC132063341 gene encoding uncharacterized protein LOC132063341 translates to MKSKTQMGEVIIYVDDYEFFSTSTYLCRICHDEEFESCKNLEAPCACSGTVKYAHRDCIQRWCNEKGNTICEICLQNFEPGYTAPPPKKKAHLVDNTAAIIRGNVEADIENGRERVESDSEEGREMLVRSQYFECSQAADRSASCCRTIALIFTILLMMRHTLEVLNGGARNYPFTLPTLLIIRSTGILLPMYIILLLITRIQIIIRHQYLDSEDRLSNSDQDN, encoded by the exons ATGAAAAGCAAAACCCAAATGGGAGAAGTGAtaatatatgttgatgattatGAATTCTTTTCTACTTCAACATATTTATGTAGAATTTGCCATGATGAAGAATTTGAAAGCTGTAAAAATTTAGAAGCTCCATGTGCATGTTCTGGAACTGTCAAG TATGCGCACAGAGACTGTATTCAAAGATGGTGCAATGAAAAAGGGAACACAATCTGTGAAATTTGTTTACAG AATTTTGAACCTGGATACACGGCTCCACCTCCTAAGAAGAAGGCCCACTTGGTTGACAATACAGCTGCAATTATTAG aggaaatgtAGAAGCAGATATAGAAAATGGAAGGGAAAGAGTGGAGTCAGATTcagaagaaggaagagaaatgTTGGTGAGAAGTCAGTATTTTGAATGCTCACAAGCAGCGGATAGAAGCGCCTCTTGTTGTCGAACTATTGCTCTCATA TTCACAATTCTGCTTATGATGAGACATACGTTAGAGGTGCTTAATGGAGGAGCCAGGAATTACCCCTTTACACTTCCAACA CTGCTAATTATAAGATCCACTGGAATACTCTTGCCCATGTACATTATACTCCTGTTAATCACAAGGATTCAGATTATCATTAGACATCAGTATCTG GATTCAGAAGACAGACTATCCAACTCTGACCAAGACAACTAG